A single Mangrovimonas sp. YM274 DNA region contains:
- a CDS encoding glycosyltransferase, whose protein sequence is MLILDVLLYTFIVVIIVQAFYYLGIFQKFSFSKTSPASNKNFPVSVIICAKNEAQNLRTFLPSILQQDYPNFEVILINDSSSDDTLEVMEAFKAGNDFIKIVDVKNVEAFWGNKKYALTLGIKAAKNKHLLFTDADCTPVSKQWITEMCSQFSDTKSIVIGYGGYQKIKGSFLNKVIRYETLLTATQYLSYAKIGVPYMAVGRNLAYHSDTFYEARGFMSHIDLNSGDDDLFVNESATSKNTAVCTSANSFTLSKPKTTFSSWILQKRRHVSTAYRYKTKHKIALGLFYISQILFWILATLLLALQYQWMLVAGLVTLRFIIIYTILGLSAKKLNETDLLILLPFLELFLIVSQFFIFIKNLIAKPHHWK, encoded by the coding sequence ATGCTTATACTTGATGTCCTGCTCTACACTTTTATTGTAGTTATCATTGTTCAAGCGTTTTACTATTTAGGAATTTTTCAAAAGTTTTCATTTTCCAAAACGTCCCCAGCTTCCAACAAAAATTTCCCGGTATCGGTTATCATTTGTGCTAAAAACGAAGCGCAAAATCTGCGGACGTTTCTACCATCCATACTACAACAGGATTATCCCAATTTTGAGGTCATCCTTATCAATGACAGCTCCAGTGATGACACCCTGGAGGTAATGGAAGCGTTTAAAGCTGGTAATGACTTCATTAAAATTGTAGATGTAAAAAACGTTGAAGCCTTTTGGGGCAACAAAAAATATGCCCTTACTTTAGGAATCAAAGCGGCAAAAAATAAACATCTGTTATTCACTGATGCCGATTGCACACCTGTATCGAAGCAATGGATTACAGAAATGTGCAGTCAATTTTCAGACACTAAAAGCATTGTGATTGGTTACGGAGGCTATCAAAAAATTAAAGGCTCATTCCTGAACAAAGTAATTCGCTACGAAACACTTTTAACTGCAACGCAATACCTCTCCTATGCTAAAATAGGGGTTCCATACATGGCCGTTGGCCGTAATTTAGCATATCATAGCGACACTTTTTATGAGGCAAGAGGTTTTATGAGCCATATAGACCTTAACTCTGGTGATGACGATTTGTTTGTTAATGAAAGTGCAACCTCCAAAAATACGGCTGTCTGTACAAGTGCCAACAGCTTTACGTTATCAAAACCAAAAACCACATTTAGCAGCTGGATTTTGCAAAAACGCAGACATGTAAGTACGGCATATCGCTATAAAACGAAACACAAAATAGCTTTAGGCCTATTTTATATCTCACAAATCCTTTTTTGGATATTAGCCACTCTTTTACTGGCTTTACAATACCAATGGATGTTGGTTGCTGGCTTGGTTACCCTTAGATTTATAATTATCTACACAATTTTGGGGCTATCTGCCAAAAAGTTAAATGAAACCGATCTTTTAATTCTACTCCCCTTTTTGGAGTTATTTTTAATTGTGTCGCAATTCTTTATATTTATAAAAAATCTAATCGCAAAACCTCATCATTGGAAATAA